From a region of the Thermodesulfobacteriota bacterium genome:
- a CDS encoding PilZ domain-containing protein has product MSTHNKQDAEGKKIKEKRAYPRLVCHEPTFYSIKSGVYEGIIRDRDKEGVKGIFIATSEHLAIGEVITVAISSPGEKEGKKLKGMIARKEPGGYAVQFLDRLNI; this is encoded by the coding sequence ATGTCAACACACAACAAACAGGATGCAGAGGGCAAGAAAATAAAAGAGAAAAGAGCCTACCCTAGGCTTGTTTGCCATGAACCTACTTTTTATTCCATAAAGAGCGGGGTGTATGAAGGTATTATTAGAGACCGCGACAAAGAAGGTGTCAAAGGTATCTTTATTGCGACCAGTGAGCACCTTGCTATTGGAGAGGTTATTACTGTAGCAATTTCATCTCCAGGTGAAAAAGAAGGAAAAAAATTAAAAGGAATGATAGCCCGAAAGGAACCAGGAGGATACGCAGTGCAATTTTTAGATCGTCTTAATATTTGA
- a CDS encoding TfoX/Sxy family protein, with amino-acid sequence MPVSSEEKEFVAYVVDLMQSIGPVHARSMFGGHGIFLQGLMFGLIADSVLYLKADKQTENEFKARGLEAFTYNKKGKEFKMSYYQAPEEALEDAEEMNVWANKAYKTALKAASKKSKK; translated from the coding sequence ATGCCGGTATCAAGCGAAGAAAAAGAGTTTGTGGCTTACGTAGTCGATCTTATGCAATCGATTGGGCCTGTTCATGCAAGAAGCATGTTCGGTGGGCATGGAATATTTCTCCAGGGGCTCATGTTCGGGTTAATTGCAGACAGCGTTCTTTACTTAAAGGCAGATAAACAGACCGAGAATGAATTCAAAGCCAGAGGGCTCGAAGCATTTACATACAATAAAAAAGGGAAAGAGTTCAAAATGTCTTACTACCAAGCTCCTGAGGAGGCATTGGAAGACGCTGAAGAAATGAACGTTTGGGCAAATAAAGCCTACAAAACGGCATTAAAAGCAGCATCGAAGAAATCAAAGAAATAA
- a CDS encoding SDR family oxidoreductase encodes MNVLRYEKIKQDFIYALKNSSIINGEYLGVINTGLKGKVVIVTGANHGIGAATAIAFAEEGAKVLINYLRQSPELYGETKENADRATTPGRAYYCKMISQSAAAVAAKIKEINGDCYTWEADLSQPENIPKMFDLAQEKFGTVSIIVNNAAFDNPDSFIPQKEIEKNPLFVDEYSLHSITLTSHDDHFAVNSRAVALMMAEYAKRHIDQNCRWGRIINITTDGARCHASNVSYGASKYAIESYTRSAAIELGPYGITVNVISPGAVQTGWMPKELEISLAESYPLRRIGKPEDIAKAVIFFASEQADWITGQVLYVGGGNRM; translated from the coding sequence TTGAATGTCCTTAGATATGAAAAGATCAAGCAGGACTTTATTTATGCATTAAAAAACAGTTCAATAATAAATGGAGAATATCTGGGTGTGATTAATACAGGTCTAAAAGGTAAGGTGGTTATAGTAACAGGTGCCAATCATGGAATTGGGGCAGCAACGGCAATTGCCTTTGCGGAAGAAGGCGCGAAAGTATTGATAAACTATTTGCGTCAATCACCTGAATTGTACGGAGAGACAAAAGAGAATGCCGATCGGGCAACCACACCCGGTCGTGCATATTACTGCAAAATGATTTCTCAATCAGCAGCAGCGGTTGCAGCTAAAATAAAAGAAATAAATGGAGATTGCTACACCTGGGAAGCGGATTTGTCTCAACCGGAGAATATTCCAAAAATGTTCGATCTGGCACAGGAAAAATTTGGTACCGTCAGTATAATAGTAAATAATGCGGCTTTTGACAATCCCGATAGTTTTATTCCACAAAAGGAAATAGAAAAAAATCCGTTATTTGTGGATGAGTATTCGCTCCATTCAATCACCTTAACATCTCATGATGACCATTTTGCGGTAAACAGCCGTGCAGTGGCTTTAATGATGGCGGAATATGCGAAAAGACATATAGATCAAAATTGCAGGTGGGGTCGTATTATTAATATCACCACAGATGGTGCGCGCTGTCATGCATCCAATGTGTCATATGGAGCGAGCAAATATGCAATTGAAAGTTATACCCGATCAGCAGCCATCGAATTGGGACCTTATGGGATTACGGTTAATGTGATTTCGCCGGGTGCGGTTCAGACCGGTTGGATGCCGAAGGAGCTGGAAATAAGCCTGGCTGAAAGTTATCCATTAAGAAGAATAGGCAAGCCGGAAGATATCGCCAAAGCAGTTATATTTTTTGCTTCAGAACAGGCGGATTGGATAACCGGACAGGTTTTATATGTAGGGGGTGGCAATAGAATGTAG
- a CDS encoding alpha/beta fold hydrolase, whose product MSISNSFKPMLPLRPTGIQTMLGSSKLRTWGANRMSAIARDIIFETPDGVKLLGSYSQHEGHSAKGLVILLHGWEGSADSTYILCTGRTLFNNGYNILRLNFRDHGESHHLNEGIFYAVLLEEVFQALKQAAGLAGELPVFLVGFSLGGNFVLRILQRCIADPIMNLHHVVAISPVLDPEKATLKIDRTFLIRRYFLKKWFRSLKKKQQLFPKLYDFNKVFSLNTILAVTDAMLHDYSDYGTSKDYFRQYSVVKQAIKDITVPTTIIIAADDPIIPVDDFHLLETNDLTTMIIQPYGGHNGFIDGFYLQGWYEQRMVMLFDEAARNSGISEVG is encoded by the coding sequence GTGAGCATTTCGAATTCTTTTAAACCCATGTTACCATTAAGGCCCACCGGTATCCAAACCATGCTGGGCAGCAGCAAATTGCGCACGTGGGGCGCCAACCGCATGAGCGCAATTGCACGGGACATCATTTTTGAAACCCCCGATGGGGTCAAACTTCTGGGATCCTATTCTCAACATGAGGGACACTCCGCCAAGGGACTGGTGATCCTTCTTCACGGTTGGGAAGGCAGTGCGGACTCCACCTATATTTTGTGTACCGGAAGAACTCTTTTTAATAATGGCTATAATATCCTCAGATTAAACTTCAGAGACCATGGCGAAAGCCACCATTTAAACGAGGGTATTTTTTATGCCGTACTGCTGGAAGAAGTGTTTCAGGCCCTCAAGCAGGCGGCGGGGCTGGCAGGCGAACTGCCTGTTTTTCTGGTAGGCTTTTCACTGGGTGGAAATTTTGTTTTACGGATCTTGCAACGATGTATTGCCGATCCCATCATGAACCTGCATCATGTCGTGGCGATCAGCCCCGTGCTGGATCCGGAAAAAGCGACTCTCAAAATAGATCGAACTTTTTTAATACGACGCTATTTTTTAAAAAAGTGGTTTCGTTCTCTGAAAAAAAAGCAGCAGCTGTTCCCTAAACTATATGACTTTAACAAGGTATTTTCATTAAACACCATATTAGCCGTAACCGACGCCATGCTGCATGATTACAGTGATTATGGAACTTCAAAAGATTATTTCAGACAATATTCCGTTGTAAAACAGGCCATTAAAGACATCACCGTTCCCACCACCATCATAATTGCCGCAGATGATCCCATTATTCCCGTGGATGACTTCCACCTGCTTGAAACCAATGATCTCACCACCATGATCATTCAGCCGTATGGCGGACATAATGGATTCATAGATGGATTTTACCTGCAAGGCTGGTATGAACAGCGAATGGTCATGCTTTTTGATGAAGCCGCCCGGAACAGCGGCATTTCGGAAGTTGGGTAA
- a CDS encoding transporter substrate-binding domain-containing protein, giving the protein MKKLLVIVASVFLISVQPLLSAELTILTENLPPLNYLKDGVLVGPSVEIVKEIQGRVGSHEQIKVYPWVRAYKMALEEENVVLFGMTYSKARYDKFKWVGPLATKRDILVAKKGSGLKISSLEDAKKVKRIGTLRDDTRGRLLKSLGFTNLEPVSDEQQNAKKLVLGRIDLWTYKKPGLKTVCELAGVDYNEIEEVYHLRKIDLMIAFSKKTSDSIVQNWRNAFNEMLADGTIMQIRKKWNRKLEDNPFPEIKD; this is encoded by the coding sequence ATGAAAAAGCTTTTGGTAATAGTAGCATCAGTGTTTCTAATTTCAGTCCAACCTTTGCTGTCAGCAGAACTTACAATTTTAACAGAAAACCTCCCGCCCTTGAACTATTTAAAGGATGGGGTACTGGTTGGACCTTCTGTTGAAATAGTAAAAGAAATCCAAGGAAGGGTAGGGTCTCATGAGCAGATCAAGGTTTATCCATGGGTAAGGGCTTATAAAATGGCTCTGGAAGAAGAAAATGTGGTATTGTTTGGTATGACTTATTCTAAAGCACGTTATGATAAATTCAAATGGGTTGGTCCGTTAGCGACGAAAAGAGATATTCTTGTCGCTAAAAAGGGTTCAGGCTTAAAAATTAGCAGCCTGGAAGATGCCAAAAAAGTAAAACGCATTGGCACGCTTCGAGATGATACCAGAGGTCGGCTACTCAAAAGCCTGGGCTTTACAAATCTTGAACCTGTTTCTGATGAACAGCAAAATGCTAAAAAGCTTGTCCTTGGGCGTATAGACTTATGGACATATAAAAAACCGGGATTAAAAACTGTTTGTGAGTTGGCCGGGGTTGATTATAATGAAATAGAGGAAGTCTATCATCTTAGAAAAATAGATCTTATGATTGCTTTTTCAAAGAAAACGTCCGATTCAATTGTACAAAACTGGAGAAATGCTTTTAACGAAATGCTGGCTGATGGAACAATCATGCAGATTCGTAAAAAATGGAATAGAAAATTAGAAGATAACCCATTCCCGGAGATTAAAGACTAA
- a CDS encoding ATP-binding protein, giving the protein MQKAPSTKTSSKVSSISRRFSYALISVIALLLIAFAAVVIFFDINRIESEMETRLDNAIMFAENSLSTPLWNLDYTVVNDFVEALFLDESIVYTKIWWEDQVITEKLRPGLQLKKLEPGKPPTWLNSSEFISKTSDIYFKEKMISTILIVMSRSNLKKLVLFQVWGTTALLILIIAAIWLTSIVITKKYISRPLVKLQESASLIANGDLDTFIDKTSSDEIGMLAKHLEVTRESIKQLFAEDRKSKEKLEEYSRTLEQKVEVRTKELARSVEELKALGKVSQAVSSTLDLQKVLFTIVVHAVELSGTESGAIYEFDEKTEQFQLRATHRMSEELIHALRGAGGKLGETAVGRAGIKREAVQVPDILQEAAYPLRDIIVREGFRALLAVPILREDRLIGGLIVRRKMAGEFPQQVVDLLQTFATQSALAIQNARLFRELEEKGRELEIVNKHKSEFLANMSHELRTPLNAILGYTELILDKIYGEVPEKIQEVLGRLEKNGSHLLNLINDVLDLSKIEAGRLSLSLSEYSMAEVVQTVFTSIEALAAEKKLELKMIVPKDLTTGKGDEQRLAQVLLNLLGNAIKFTEQGKVSVEMTVSDEKILVSVSDTGPGLSEAEQKRIFEEFQQADSSSTRKKGGTGLGLSIAKRIIEMHGGRIWVESTLGKGSTFRFTLPVRVEKQRD; this is encoded by the coding sequence ATGCAGAAAGCCCCCTCAACTAAAACCTCCTCTAAGGTCAGTAGCATCAGCCGTCGTTTCAGCTATGCCCTGATCAGCGTTATTGCTTTGCTGTTGATTGCTTTTGCCGCGGTCGTCATCTTTTTTGATATTAACAGGATCGAAAGCGAAATGGAAACGCGTTTAGACAACGCCATCATGTTTGCGGAGAACAGCCTATCAACGCCTCTATGGAATCTGGACTACACTGTTGTCAATGATTTTGTTGAGGCTTTATTTTTGGATGAATCAATTGTGTATACAAAAATATGGTGGGAAGATCAGGTAATCACTGAGAAACTTCGCCCGGGTTTACAGCTTAAAAAACTTGAACCGGGGAAACCCCCGACATGGTTAAACAGCTCTGAATTTATATCCAAAACATCTGATATTTACTTCAAAGAAAAAATGATCAGCACCATTCTAATCGTGATGTCGCGCAGCAACTTGAAAAAACTAGTGCTTTTTCAGGTTTGGGGTACTACTGCCCTGTTAATTCTCATTATTGCGGCCATTTGGCTCACATCCATTGTCATAACAAAAAAATATATTTCTCGCCCTTTAGTAAAATTGCAAGAATCGGCTTCTTTGATCGCGAATGGTGATTTAGACACCTTTATTGATAAAACCAGCAGTGACGAGATTGGAATGCTGGCAAAACATTTGGAAGTCACGCGGGAATCGATAAAACAGCTGTTTGCAGAGGACCGTAAAAGCAAAGAGAAACTGGAGGAGTACAGCCGAACCTTGGAGCAAAAGGTTGAAGTACGCACTAAGGAGCTGGCCAGGTCAGTGGAGGAACTAAAAGCCTTGGGGAAAGTCAGCCAGGCGGTCAGCTCAACTCTTGATCTCCAAAAAGTTCTCTTTACCATAGTCGTCCACGCTGTCGAGCTTTCAGGGACGGAATCTGGAGCGATCTATGAATTCGATGAGAAAACCGAGCAGTTTCAACTCCGTGCAACACATCGGATGAGTGAGGAACTGATCCATGCGCTCCGGGGGGCTGGGGGCAAACTGGGCGAAACTGCAGTGGGGCGAGCGGGGATAAAGCGTGAAGCCGTGCAAGTCCCGGACATTTTGCAAGAGGCAGCCTACCCACTTCGCGACATCATCGTACGTGAAGGATTCCGGGCATTGCTCGCAGTGCCAATCCTGCGCGAAGATCGGCTTATCGGCGGACTGATCGTCCGGCGCAAGATGGCTGGCGAGTTTCCCCAGCAGGTTGTGGACCTTCTCCAGACTTTCGCTACCCAGTCTGCGCTGGCAATACAGAATGCGCGCCTTTTCCGTGAGCTTGAGGAAAAAGGGCGTGAGCTTGAGATCGTCAACAAACACAAATCCGAATTTCTCGCTAATATGAGCCATGAACTCAGAACCCCCCTGAACGCCATTCTGGGATATACGGAATTGATTCTTGACAAGATTTATGGTGAAGTGCCTGAGAAGATTCAGGAGGTCCTTGGGCGCTTGGAAAAAAACGGAAGTCATCTCCTCAACCTGATCAATGATGTCCTTGATCTTTCCAAGATAGAAGCGGGACGGCTCAGCCTTTCCCTCAGTGAATATTCGATGGCGGAGGTGGTTCAAACGGTCTTTACTTCGATTGAAGCGTTGGCGGCGGAAAAGAAACTGGAGCTGAAAATGATTGTCCCCAAGGACTTGACCACTGGCAAGGGAGATGAACAACGTCTTGCCCAGGTGCTTTTGAACTTACTCGGGAACGCAATCAAATTCACCGAACAGGGTAAAGTGAGTGTGGAGATGACTGTTTCAGACGAAAAAATTTTGGTTTCAGTTTCCGATACAGGTCCAGGGCTTTCAGAAGCCGAACAGAAGAGAATCTTTGAAGAGTTTCAACAGGCTGATAGTTCCAGTACCCGCAAAAAGGGTGGGACAGGACTCGGGCTTTCGATTGCAAAGAGAATTATCGAAATGCACGGGGGACGAATCTGGGTGGAATCCACTCTAGGAAAGGGCTCGACTTTCCGATTCACTCTGCCGGTTCGGGTTGAAAAGCAAAGGGATTAA
- a CDS encoding response regulator codes for MMKKTILVIEDNEDNRRIMRDLLTSGGYEVIEALTGEEGVTAAETYCPDLILMDVQLPGMDGYEATGRIKANPSLQKVPIIMVTSYALSGDDVKAFEAGCDDYVSKPFSPRKLLVKIREYLL; via the coding sequence ATGATGAAAAAGACGATTTTGGTGATCGAAGACAACGAAGATAACCGGCGTATCATGCGTGACCTCCTCACGAGCGGCGGCTATGAGGTAATCGAGGCGCTTACTGGTGAAGAGGGGGTAACCGCGGCTGAGACCTATTGCCCTGACCTGATCCTGATGGACGTGCAATTACCAGGTATGGACGGCTACGAGGCCACGGGAAGGATTAAGGCCAACCCGAGTCTCCAAAAAGTCCCGATCATCATGGTTACCTCCTATGCATTGAGCGGAGATGATGTAAAGGCTTTTGAGGCTGGCTGCGATGATTATGTTTCGAAGCCGTTCAGTCCACGTAAGCTCCTGGTAAAAATCCGCGAATATCTGCTATGA
- a CDS encoding response regulator: MRKPPLILIVEDNPASLDILQTRLTANDYKVITATDGEAGLTLARETQPDLILLDIMMPKMDGIEVCRHIKADIDLPFIPIIMVTAKVDSKDVVAGLEAGANEYLSKPVDHTALVARVRSMLRIKDLHDTVREQTTRLEEQSTQLAKWNQTLEHRVVEQLAEVERVGRLKRFLSPQLVEVITSSGGEELLESHRREVTVVFLDLRGFTAFSDYAEPEEVIGFLRSYHAEMGRLIFQFEGTLEHFAGDGIMVFFNDPIPRKDHTEKAVRMAMDIQARVRDLRNGWLKKGYDLDLGVGMASGYATLGTIGFEGRMDYAAVGNVTILASRLSSEAKGGQILTDQKTLSKIEDVVDVESIGDLQLKGFGWPTVAFNVLKLKD; encoded by the coding sequence GTGAGAAAACCACCACTGATTCTAATAGTAGAGGATAATCCCGCAAGCTTGGACATTCTTCAGACTCGCCTTACAGCCAACGACTACAAAGTCATCACAGCTACCGATGGCGAAGCTGGGCTGACCTTAGCCAGAGAAACACAACCTGACCTTATCCTGCTTGATATTATGATGCCCAAGATGGACGGTATTGAAGTCTGCCGACACATAAAAGCAGACATCGATTTGCCCTTCATACCGATCATCATGGTTACTGCAAAAGTAGATTCGAAAGATGTGGTCGCCGGTCTCGAGGCAGGTGCAAATGAATATCTATCCAAGCCCGTAGATCATACTGCGCTGGTTGCCAGGGTCAGGTCTATGTTGCGTATTAAGGATCTTCACGATACGGTTCGGGAGCAAACGACTCGATTGGAAGAACAATCGACCCAACTTGCAAAATGGAACCAAACGCTGGAACATCGAGTTGTAGAGCAACTCGCCGAAGTGGAACGTGTCGGGCGGTTAAAGCGTTTTCTTTCCCCCCAGCTTGTGGAGGTTATCACTTCCTCTGGAGGCGAGGAACTCCTTGAGAGTCACCGGCGTGAGGTAACTGTCGTATTTTTGGATTTACGCGGATTCACGGCCTTCTCCGACTATGCCGAGCCGGAGGAGGTTATTGGCTTCCTGAGGAGCTATCATGCTGAAATGGGCAGGTTGATCTTTCAGTTTGAAGGAACATTAGAGCACTTTGCCGGAGACGGAATCATGGTCTTTTTCAATGACCCGATTCCTCGCAAAGACCATACTGAAAAAGCGGTGCGTATGGCTATGGATATTCAAGCCAGAGTGAGAGACCTGCGCAACGGATGGCTTAAAAAAGGCTATGACCTTGATTTGGGGGTAGGTATGGCTAGCGGATATGCGACCCTGGGCACCATCGGTTTTGAGGGGCGGATGGACTATGCAGCAGTGGGCAATGTGACTATCCTCGCCTCTCGTCTTTCCTCGGAAGCCAAGGGAGGCCAGATCTTGACAGACCAGAAAACACTCAGCAAGATAGAGGATGTAGTCGATGTCGAGTCTATTGGAGATCTTCAGTTGAAGGGATTCGGCTGGCCAACGGTAGCTTTCAATGTTTTAAAGCTAAAAGACTGA
- a CDS encoding helix-turn-helix transcriptional regulator produces the protein MSIYGMSDRAILKEIGRRLKRRRLEKNLSQQKLADMAGINRTTVSDIEQGSPCGILTLVGILRALDELDELNSFLPDPGISPLQLAKMRGKERRRASRQVMENKKGKSVW, from the coding sequence ATGAGTATATATGGCATGAGTGATAGAGCAATTTTGAAGGAAATCGGTCGTCGTCTAAAACGCAGGCGGCTTGAAAAAAACTTGTCCCAACAAAAACTGGCGGATATGGCCGGCATAAATCGCACCACCGTGAGCGATATAGAACAAGGGTCTCCATGCGGAATTCTGACACTTGTGGGAATTCTGCGGGCTTTGGATGAACTGGATGAGTTGAATTCATTTCTTCCCGACCCGGGTATCAGCCCCCTGCAGTTGGCGAAAATGAGAGGAAAGGAACGCCGTCGGGCGTCGCGGCAAGTTATGGAAAACAAGAAAGGAAAATCTGTTTGGTAG
- a CDS encoding type II toxin-antitoxin system HipA family toxin — MVDKVQTVYVKLWGMLVGAVSWDPEKEFATFEYDRKFVEKGLDISPLKMPINEALRQTVKFTFPALPKNSFRGLPGMLADALPDSFGNSIIDAWFARQGRTPDSFSPVERLCYTGKRAMGALEFAPIISKSTEQSVPVEVSELVKIVQTITDERSRLKTKFGHDPADAILDIIRVGTSAGGSRPKAVIAFNDETKEVRSGQVDAPDGFSYWVLKFDGIKDNALGDPAGYGRIEYAYFQMATAAGIEMTECRLFEENGRAHFMTKRFDRLGNRGKLHLQSLCAIAHFGFHEPGAYSYEQAFQVMRELRLPYRDAEQQFRRMIFNVVARNQDDHTKNIAFLMDQSGQWHLSPAFDVICAYNPTGDWTGRHQMSINGKRDDFIKDDLLQIGKEINIKSRLHMIDEIVEVVANWSDFANNAGVEPSQIKSIGRAHRLLR, encoded by the coding sequence TTGGTAGACAAAGTTCAGACTGTGTACGTAAAACTGTGGGGAATGTTGGTGGGGGCAGTTTCGTGGGATCCCGAAAAGGAATTTGCCACTTTTGAGTATGACAGAAAATTTGTTGAAAAAGGCCTGGACATATCCCCTTTAAAAATGCCAATCAATGAGGCTCTAAGGCAAACGGTAAAATTTACCTTCCCTGCACTTCCCAAAAACTCCTTCAGGGGACTTCCCGGAATGCTTGCGGATGCGTTGCCGGACAGCTTCGGCAACAGTATTATCGATGCATGGTTTGCACGTCAGGGACGAACCCCTGACAGTTTCAGCCCGGTTGAACGCCTTTGTTATACGGGTAAACGGGCCATGGGCGCATTAGAGTTTGCGCCGATAATCAGTAAATCGACTGAGCAGTCAGTCCCTGTTGAAGTCAGCGAGCTGGTAAAAATCGTTCAAACAATTACCGATGAACGTTCTCGACTAAAAACAAAATTTGGGCATGACCCTGCTGATGCCATTTTGGATATTATCCGCGTCGGAACCTCTGCAGGAGGAAGTCGACCCAAGGCAGTGATTGCCTTTAACGACGAAACAAAAGAGGTTCGCTCCGGCCAGGTTGATGCACCGGATGGTTTCAGCTATTGGGTATTAAAATTTGACGGTATAAAGGACAATGCACTGGGCGATCCTGCCGGGTACGGGCGCATCGAATATGCGTATTTTCAAATGGCGACAGCCGCAGGCATTGAGATGACCGAATGTCGTCTCTTTGAAGAAAATGGACGCGCTCACTTTATGACCAAGCGATTCGACCGCTTGGGAAACAGGGGCAAATTGCACCTGCAATCGCTTTGCGCAATTGCCCATTTCGGCTTTCATGAACCCGGAGCCTATTCATATGAACAGGCGTTTCAAGTCATGCGTGAATTAAGGCTTCCTTATCGAGATGCCGAACAGCAGTTTAGGCGGATGATTTTTAACGTGGTGGCCCGCAACCAGGATGACCACACCAAAAATATTGCCTTTTTAATGGACCAAAGCGGCCAGTGGCATCTATCGCCGGCTTTTGATGTCATTTGCGCCTATAACCCGACCGGTGACTGGACCGGCAGGCATCAAATGTCGATAAATGGAAAAAGAGACGACTTTATCAAAGACGATCTCCTGCAGATTGGCAAAGAAATAAATATTAAATCCAGGCTTCATATGATTGATGAAATTGTAGAGGTGGTGGCAAACTGGTCAGACTTTGCTAACAATGCAGGGGTTGAGCCTTCACAAATTAAATCAATAGGCAGAGCCCACCGGCTGTTACGATGA
- a CDS encoding DUF6794 domain-containing protein — MSSPPESIDPPQTVDEAVNFLIQKLSLKDKAALAKMQESDLDKLYFSFGLYIRNRLLYPRNDKLLESCRQEAMDKHLHWDQAPAVIIRKLWKHLKMTHRLKIVK; from the coding sequence ATGAGCAGTCCACCTGAAAGCATAGACCCACCCCAAACGGTTGATGAAGCGGTGAATTTTTTGATTCAAAAATTGAGCCTTAAAGACAAAGCAGCGCTTGCCAAAATGCAGGAAAGCGATCTGGATAAGCTCTATTTTTCATTTGGACTGTATATCAGGAATCGCTTGCTTTATCCCAGAAATGATAAGCTTCTGGAATCGTGCCGGCAAGAGGCTATGGATAAACACTTGCACTGGGATCAAGCCCCGGCAGTGATTATTCGAAAATTATGGAAGCATTTGAAAATGACCCATCGATTAAAGATCGTCAAATGA
- a CDS encoding SPFH domain-containing protein: MLKKTMLVSIIVVSLLFIISMLAACTNPHTPAGNEGFVFEDPRIFGKGGFRGVIKGPGNYGVSLWRNRVLNIDMRPFTYNEDLKILAKDDLNVTFHFHAVLSIKENSVKEVVQKYGAEKWYIRFIQEPFRTFIRDSVQHYTSRDIKTKRDIISNEVREQLLQHVKNTPFELVSLVVGNVDYPGVVAQAVEKKLAAQQLLEEKAVQKQIAQKDAEIKIEEAKGIAEAQKIINATLTTNYLQHEAIMAQEKMAGSPNHTTVYIPVGSNGIPIVYTAK, encoded by the coding sequence ATGCTAAAAAAAACAATGTTAGTATCAATCATCGTCGTTTCATTGCTTTTTATTATCTCTATGCTGGCGGCATGCACCAATCCGCACACACCCGCAGGAAATGAGGGATTCGTTTTTGAAGACCCGCGGATATTTGGCAAGGGTGGCTTTCGGGGGGTAATAAAGGGCCCTGGAAACTATGGTGTATCGTTATGGCGGAACAGGGTTCTGAATATTGATATGAGGCCCTTTACTTATAACGAAGATCTTAAGATTCTGGCCAAGGATGACTTAAATGTCACTTTTCATTTCCATGCCGTATTGTCAATAAAGGAAAATTCAGTAAAGGAAGTGGTTCAGAAATATGGAGCCGAAAAGTGGTACATACGATTTATTCAGGAACCCTTCAGAACATTCATCCGTGATTCTGTTCAGCATTATACCAGCCGTGACATTAAGACGAAACGCGATATCATATCCAACGAAGTAAGAGAACAACTTTTACAGCATGTCAAAAATACACCATTTGAATTGGTAAGCCTGGTGGTCGGCAATGTAGATTATCCAGGTGTGGTGGCTCAGGCGGTGGAGAAAAAATTGGCGGCACAACAGTTACTAGAAGAGAAAGCGGTCCAAAAACAGATCGCCCAAAAGGATGCTGAAATAAAAATTGAGGAGGCCAAAGGGATCGCAGAAGCCCAAAAAATTATTAATGCGACCCTAACCACCAACTACCTGCAACATGAGGCCATCATGGCGCAAGAAAAAATGGCGGGTTCTCCCAATCACACAACGGTTTATATCCCTGTCGGATCGAACGGAATTCCTATTGTTTACACTGCAAAATAA